One window of the Pseudomonas sihuiensis genome contains the following:
- a CDS encoding GlxA family transcriptional regulator, protein MLRIALYVCPQTICSSLSMAQDAFSLANRLVGAPRFQLQRFSLDGQPVQLEFAQVQVDGGLELAEQANLLIVPATGSAITRTLESNAKLLPWLAQRDQQQVASLCSSAFLLAAAGLLDGRQATTHWALADSFSRLFPRVNLRSDLLLTEDGPLFCSGGAQAGLDLCLHLIALHAGEWLAQQVASAMVIERQRGTQTRFAPLLPSSEDKSLAPLLAWLREHHAETIDLNRLAQQAHCSARTLLRRFKQATGLTPGDYLQRLRISLAQQALTDSAQSLEQVASQVGFADRATFAKRFKQLCGETPGAFRKRMRRH, encoded by the coding sequence ATGCTGCGCATCGCCTTGTACGTCTGCCCGCAAACCATCTGCTCCAGCCTGAGCATGGCGCAGGATGCCTTCAGCCTGGCCAATCGCCTGGTCGGCGCGCCCCGTTTTCAGTTGCAGCGTTTCAGCCTTGATGGCCAACCCGTGCAGTTGGAGTTCGCGCAGGTTCAGGTCGATGGCGGCCTTGAGCTGGCCGAGCAGGCCAACCTGCTGATCGTTCCCGCCACCGGTAGCGCCATCACCCGCACGCTGGAGAGCAACGCCAAGCTGCTGCCCTGGCTGGCCCAACGTGATCAGCAACAGGTTGCTAGTCTGTGCAGCAGCGCCTTCCTGCTGGCCGCTGCCGGCCTGCTCGATGGGCGCCAGGCGACCACCCACTGGGCATTGGCCGATTCGTTTTCCCGCCTATTCCCCCGAGTGAACCTGCGCAGTGACCTGCTGCTGACCGAGGACGGCCCGCTGTTCTGCTCCGGTGGTGCTCAGGCCGGGCTCGACCTGTGCCTGCACCTGATTGCCCTGCATGCCGGCGAATGGCTGGCGCAACAGGTGGCCAGCGCCATGGTGATCGAGCGTCAGCGCGGTACGCAGACCCGTTTCGCCCCGCTGTTGCCCAGCAGCGAGGACAAGTCCCTTGCCCCGCTGCTGGCCTGGCTACGCGAGCATCACGCCGAGACAATCGATCTCAACCGTCTGGCACAACAAGCCCATTGCTCGGCGCGTACCCTGCTACGCCGTTTCAAACAGGCCACCGGGCTGACCCCTGGCGATTACCTGCAGCGCCTGCGTATCAGTCTGGCGCAGCAGGCACTGACCGATTCGGCGCAGTCGCTGGAGCAGGTCGCCAGTCAGGTCGGGTTCGCCGACCGCGCCACCTTCGCCAAGCGCTTCAAGCAGTTATGCGGAGAAACGCCGGGCGCCTTCCGCAAACGCATGCGGCGCCACTAG